The following coding sequences lie in one Chelonia mydas isolate rCheMyd1 chromosome 6, rCheMyd1.pri.v2, whole genome shotgun sequence genomic window:
- the COQ6 gene encoding ubiquinone biosynthesis monooxygenase COQ6, mitochondrial, translating to MAVWVSAGGCGVLSPLRGGLRAGRAAVLAWRVPVRAAGTGPVYDVVVSGGGMVGSAMAAALGHDVHFREKKILLLEAGPRKVSDRLPESYSNRVSSISPGSATLLSSFGAWDHVCSLRFKPFQRMQVWDACSEAMIIFDKNNLEDMGYVVENNVIMSALTKQLDAVSDQVEVLYRSRAVGYTWPLSCHLSDTSPWVKIDLADGRRLETKLLIGADGQNSMVRKAAGIQNIHYQYDQSAVVATLLLSEATDNNVAWQRFLPSGPIALLPLSDTASSLVWSTSHEHASQLLSMDEESFVDTINSAFWSNLHHSDFIDTAGSVFRSAISLLMPSGTAARQLPPSIAKVEPKSRAVFPLGMGHATEYVRHRMALIGDAAHRVHPLAGQGVNMGFGDIACLTHHLSTAAFNGKDLGSIKHLLQFETDRQRHNLSLMAAIDLLKRLYSTSVAPFVLLRTWGLQTTNALSPVKEQIMSFASK from the exons ATGGCGGTGTGGGTGTCCGCGGGTGGATGTGGTGTCTTGTCGCCGCTTAGAGGAGGGCTCCGGGCCGGGCGGGCCGCGGTCCTGGCGTGGAGGGTCCCGGTGCGGGCTGCAGGCACCGGGCCGGTGTATGATGTGGTGGTGTCGGGCGGGGGGATGGTCGGGAGCGCTATGGCCGCGGCGCTGG GACATGATGTCCACTTCCGTGAGAAGAAAATCCTATTATTGGAAGCTGGCCCTAGGAAAGTGTCTGACCGTTTGCCTGAGAGTTACAGTAACAGGGTCAGTTCCATCTCCCCTGGTTCAGCCACCCTTCTGAGCA gTTTTGGTGCCTGGGATCATGTCTGCAGCCTGCGATTCAAACCCTTCCAGCGGATGCAG GTATGGGATGCCTGTTCAGAAGCCATGATAATCTTTGATAAAAACAACTTAGAAGACATGGGTTATGTAGTGGAGAACAATGTCATTATGTCTGCTCTAACCAAACAGTTAGATGCAGTGTCAG ATCAGGTGGAGGTTCTCTACAGGAGCAGAGCAGTTGGATATACCTGGCCCCTTTCCTGTCATCTCTCTGACACAAGCCCTTGGGTCAAAATTGACTTAGCTGATGGACGCAGACTAGAGACCAAACTGCTG ATTGGTGCAGATGGTCAGAACTCCATGGTCCGGAAAGCAGCTGGAATTCAGAACATCCACTATCAATATGATCAGTCAGCTGTGGTTGCTACTCTGCTCTTGTCTGAG GCCACAGACAACAATGTAGCATGGCAGAGATTCCTCCCTTCAGGGCCAATTGCTCTTCTGCCG CTCTCTGACACTGCCAGCTCTTTGGTTTGGTCCACATCTCATGAACACGCATCACAGCTTCTTAGTATGGATGAGGAAAGCTTTGTGGACACCATCAACTCTGCCTTT TGGAGCAACCTACACCACTCGGACTTTATTGATACTGCTGGATCCGTGTTCCGATCTGCTATTTCTCTCCTGATGCCATCAGGCACTGCAGCCCGCCAGCTGCCCCCAAGCATTGCCAAAGTGGAGCCAAAGAGCCGAGCTGTGTTTCCTCTTGGAATGGGGCATGCCACAGAATATGTCCGGCACCGGATGGCGCTTATTGG GGATGCAGCACACAGAGTCCATCCACTAGCAGGACAAGGTGTAAATATGGGCTTTGGAGATATTGCATGCTTGACACATCACCTCAGCACAGCAGCCTTCAATGGGAAGGATCTGG GCTCCATAAAGCACCTCTTACAGTTTGAGACAGACCGTCAGAGGCATAACCTCTCTTTAATGGCTGCCATCGACTTGTTAAAGAGACTCTACTCCACAAGTGTCGCTCCCTTTGTGCTGCTGAGGACATGGGGATTACAAACAACAAATGCCTTGTCTCCAGTCAAA GAGCAGATTATGTCCTTTGCCAGTAAGTAA